The Lycium barbarum isolate Lr01 chromosome 9, ASM1917538v2, whole genome shotgun sequence genome has a segment encoding these proteins:
- the LOC132611922 gene encoding uncharacterized protein LOC132611922 — MDFVSGLPRTKRNHDAIWVIVDRLTKSAHFLAIRVDYPLECLAELNVNEIVRLHGVPVSIIMRFGQKGKLSPRFIGPYEVLERVGRVASKLSLPHELDKIHNVFHVSMLRRYHSDPSHVLPVESIEVTPDLTYEEEPVQLLAHETKELGNKEIPLERVLWRNHSSKDATWEREEDMRIEYPHLFRD, encoded by the exons ATGGACTTTGTTTCTGGACTTCCACGCACTAAAAGAAATCATGATGCAATTTGGGTTATAGTTGATAGACTAACCAAGAGTGCTCATTTCTTGGCCATCAGAGTAGACTACCCACTCGAATGTTTAGCAGAATTGAACGTTAATGAGATTGTGAGGCTGCATGGAGTTCCTGTTTCCATT ATTATGAGATTTGGCCAAAAAGGAAAACTTAGTCCTCGATTTATTGGACCATACGAAGTACTTGAGAGAGTTGGCCGAGTTGCATCTAAACTATCTCTTCCACATGAGTTAGATAAGATCCACAATgtctttcatgtttctatgcttagaAGATATCACTCAGATCCATCTCATGTTCTTCCTGTTGAATCCATTGAGGTCACCCCTGACTTGACATACGAAGAGGAACCTGTCCAACTCTTGGCGCATGAGACAAAAGAGCTTGGAAACAAGGAAATCCCATTAGAAAGAGTCCTTTGGAGAAATCATTCTAGCAAAGACGCTACTTGGGAGCGAGAAGAGGATATGCGAATTGAATATCCCCATTTGTTTCGAGACTAG